In the genome of Halococcus hamelinensis 100A6, the window CCAGACCGTATCTCCCGCGAGATAGAGGGTTTCGTCTCCTTCGAACACGAACCCACAGACGGGTGCCATCGCCTCAGCGAGTTCACCATGGCCGTGTCGTGCAGGTGTCCGCCGAATCGTAATGTCCTCGAACGACTGCGACTCCTCGACTGGCCGAACATCCTCGAAACCCTCTTCTATGAACGCGTCCGCTTCCGCTGGATTGCAGAACAGCGGTGTGTCGGTGTCGATGGCTTCCTGCCAGTCGTTCCAGTGGTCGGGATGGCGGTGGGTGACGACTACTGCATCGTGATCCAAGGGAACGTCCGGAAGGTCGACGAGCGGGTTCCGCTGCTGGTTGGGCGTGTTCTCGACCGGTGGGTTCGCACCGGACTCCGACAGCATCGGGTCGACGAGGAATCGTGTGCCTTCGATGTCGACGACCAGGGTCGCGTGCCGAACGAGTGTCAGATCCATATCGGAGCTAGTGCCTTCGACGTCATTAATGCTCTCGGAGACGGAGGTCGAGACCAGTTCTCGATCTCTACCGGAGATCAAGCACGCTTAGAGCGGTTCTTTTCTCCTCTGAGACGAGGATGGTGTCAGTGACGATCCCCGAGATGAGTGAACGATCGCCCTGCTTGGAAAGTATCTGGTGATGAACGGAGATGATGGCGTGTGTACGACTGCAGTGGTCCTGTCGACGATCGGGAAACCCAGACGTATTTATGGATTTGATTCGAGAAAAAACATAGTTCGATGAGTATGTCTAACGTCTCGGAAGAGGAGATGAGTCGAGCCCGGTCACCCGGTATAATCGAGATACTGCGCGAAGGTGTCTCGATCGCGATCAGCATCCCGTTGGCGTTCGGCCTCTACATTATTCCTGCTATTGCAAACGTTTTCAGCACCTATCTGGGAGTGGTCGTTTCACCAGTCGTCGCCGCGCTGGTGACGGTGATGGCGTATTCCGCAATGGGTGGGATGTGCAGGCCGAGAAATCGCGCATTCTGTTGGTCGTATTCGTCGTCGTAGCCTACCTCGTGACTTACGTGGCCGCCGGGATCGCGGGTATCCTACTGGTCATCCCGGGTTTGTACGTAGCGTATCGGCTCTCGTTGACGACAGCAGCGATCATGATAGAAGAGGAGGGCCCACTGGCCGGTCTGAAACGGAGTTGGGCACTCGCAGGTGGAAACGTCTGGACGATTTTCGGTGTAAATCTCGCGTTTTT includes:
- a CDS encoding MBL fold metallo-hydrolase is translated as MDLTLVRHATLVVDIEGTRFLVDPMLSESGANPPVENTPNQQRNPLVDLPDVPLDHDAVVVTHRHPDHWNDWQEAIDTDTPLFCNPAEADAFIEEGFEDVRPVEESQSFEDITIRRTPARHGHGELAEAMAPVCGFVFEGDETLYLAGDTVWYPPIPETIDTSEPDAVVLNAGAAQFLEGEPITMDETDVDRVRQHVDAETPVLAVHMESINHCLLTRDELREAVDNVMIPADGETVELRSV